The following are from one region of the Carnobacterium gallinarum DSM 4847 genome:
- a CDS encoding thioredoxin family protein has translation MSKVKLFFMYLLALICIVSFYLLSNEELVHNHDSDLVKSESINFLEIDVVEFEEKMAKKETFLVLLGNEDCDGCMEYAPILEKEVKEKDLMNRVFHIVVPSDKNKKMISYYGISVTPTTLIIKNGKIIKRVEGVQLEEDVQKLLEQIG, from the coding sequence ATGAGCAAAGTTAAATTATTTTTTATGTACTTATTAGCATTAATTTGTATTGTTAGTTTTTATCTTTTGAGTAATGAAGAATTGGTTCATAATCATGATAGCGATTTGGTAAAATCAGAATCTATTAATTTTTTAGAAATAGATGTTGTTGAATTTGAAGAAAAAATGGCTAAAAAAGAAACTTTTTTAGTATTATTAGGCAATGAAGATTGTGATGGTTGTATGGAGTATGCACCAATTTTAGAAAAAGAAGTAAAAGAAAAAGATTTGATGAATCGAGTTTTTCATATTGTGGTTCCTTCTGATAAAAATAAAAAAATGATTTCCTATTATGGAATATCAGTAACACCAACAACCTTGATTATAAAAAATGGTAAAATTATCAAACGGGTAGAAGGAGTACAACTTGAAGAGGATGTTCAGAAATTATTAGAACAAATAGGTTAA
- a CDS encoding ATP-binding cassette domain-containing protein, producing the protein MKYKHNMQNLQSDCGIAVTKTMLEQVGLKVSDTVFNLQLVENKGLSINDIIEVFLKYEIESNCYRVDSIEEIKKLDHSFIVVCDRYGLTHYIVIHSYDRNKLEFLISDPSKPDIESIDEKELEDIFLGYLIKFENSGKKIKNTQSVKKNKSGSELLYKSILGNLNFNVKVELFFITLFKYLLPIMFYQILQNVLTDNFAHVHLSTTILYLAFYIPFFIGMYLLSIRNTQIKLKIENLLQKKVIEIFYKSNMNHNESKKNMNNIIGYLVTLMGNSSGLAIKFFLKIDCIYAIFLILLLAKIHITFPLIFAGVLLLYIVYIRVNLKKIANYEKYSVASNNNFLSTFEEHIMGSMDIKLFSKSKAAKNYLDDKIEMFFKARYLEEILQNKINIASNISTFTILVLILLVTFVSFTFFENPLYPLTSGMYVFFVIINILEGIVNNYLAYKMSSISAGYIETIKAISLGEELHEDRFIQIDNFSTLVLENISFQYDYSESIIKKLDLTLSCGEIIAIKGNNGMGKTTLTKIISGLLSPNQGSIYLSAKGYPTLSNTDILKYISFYSPEEHIFYGSVKENVNMTLFEHESKKNYQSIFDYHLQSDELLFSQGTNISQGQKQKVLLDRCMSKRESTLFILDEPSGNLDNHSRIDLIKHILKLKEQNKMVLLITHESSLLEICDQVFTMKDGVITHEQS; encoded by the coding sequence ATGAAATATAAACACAATATGCAAAATCTGCAAAGTGATTGTGGAATAGCTGTGACTAAAACTATGCTAGAACAAGTTGGCTTGAAAGTCTCAGATACTGTATTTAATCTACAACTGGTAGAAAATAAAGGACTATCAATTAATGATATTATAGAAGTATTTTTAAAATATGAAATAGAATCCAATTGCTACAGAGTAGATAGTATAGAAGAGATAAAAAAATTAGATCATTCATTTATCGTTGTGTGTGATAGGTATGGATTAACACATTATATAGTTATACATTCTTATGATCGTAATAAGCTGGAATTTCTTATTTCTGATCCTTCAAAGCCTGATATTGAAAGTATTGATGAAAAAGAATTAGAAGATATATTTTTAGGTTATTTGATAAAATTTGAAAATTCTGGTAAAAAAATTAAAAATACACAGAGTGTTAAGAAAAATAAATCTGGATCAGAGTTACTTTATAAATCTATATTGGGGAATTTAAATTTCAACGTAAAAGTAGAGTTGTTTTTTATTACATTATTTAAATATCTTTTACCAATAATGTTTTATCAAATTTTACAAAATGTATTAACTGATAATTTCGCCCATGTGCACTTATCCACTACAATTCTTTACTTAGCTTTTTATATTCCGTTCTTTATTGGGATGTACTTATTAAGTATTCGAAATACTCAAATAAAATTGAAAATCGAAAATTTATTACAAAAAAAAGTAATTGAGATATTTTATAAATCGAATATGAATCATAATGAATCGAAGAAGAATATGAATAACATTATTGGATACTTGGTCACTTTAATGGGAAACTCAAGTGGATTAGCAATAAAGTTCTTTTTAAAAATTGATTGTATATATGCAATTTTTCTAATTTTATTATTGGCGAAGATCCATATAACTTTTCCACTTATATTTGCAGGTGTATTATTGCTATATATTGTTTATATTCGAGTAAATTTAAAAAAAATAGCCAATTACGAAAAATATAGTGTAGCATCAAATAATAATTTTTTATCAACTTTTGAAGAGCATATTATGGGATCGATGGATATTAAACTTTTTTCAAAAAGCAAGGCCGCTAAAAACTATTTAGATGATAAAATCGAGATGTTTTTTAAAGCTAGGTATTTAGAAGAAATCCTACAAAATAAAATAAACATAGCTTCCAATATATCAACATTTACAATATTGGTTTTAATTTTATTAGTTACATTTGTATCCTTTACATTTTTTGAAAACCCATTATATCCGCTAACATCAGGTATGTATGTATTTTTTGTAATTATTAATATCTTAGAAGGAATTGTAAATAATTATTTAGCATATAAAATGTCATCAATCTCAGCAGGATATATTGAAACAATAAAGGCTATCTCATTGGGAGAAGAGTTGCATGAAGATAGATTCATTCAAATTGATAATTTTAGTACGTTAGTTTTAGAAAACATCAGTTTTCAATATGATTATTCAGAAAGCATTATTAAAAAACTTGATTTAACTTTATCTTGTGGAGAGATTATTGCCATAAAAGGAAACAATGGAATGGGGAAAACGACACTTACAAAAATAATTTCAGGGCTATTATCACCAAATCAAGGAAGTATATATTTGAGTGCTAAAGGTTATCCTACTTTATCAAATACGGATATTTTGAAATATATTAGCTTTTATTCACCAGAAGAACACATTTTTTATGGTAGTGTGAAAGAGAATGTAAATATGACTTTATTTGAACATGAAAGCAAAAAAAACTATCAATCAATTTTTGACTATCATTTACAGTCAGATGAATTGTTGTTTTCACAAGGAACTAATATTTCTCAAGGGCAAAAGCAAAAAGTACTTTTAGATAGGTGTATGAGTAAAAGGGAAAGTACGTTGTTTATTTTAGATGAACCATCTGGTAATCTGGATAACCATTCTAGAATAGATTTGATCAAACACATATTAAAGTTGAAAGAACAAAACAAGATGGTGCTTTTGATCACTCATGAAAGTTCATTACTAGAAATATGTGATCAAGTTTTTACTATGAAAGATGGTGTTATCACTCATGAGCAAAGTTAA
- a CDS encoding PTS sugar transporter subunit IIB has translation MKKLTILFVCGAGLGSSFAAQMAAEDVLNEKGVDAKLEHTDISSAVSMQPDIIITAENFKSQFEKFSIDEEKIAIIYLKNIVSKVEINEKITPVLQAKGVL, from the coding sequence ATGAAAAAATTAACGATTTTATTTGTCTGTGGTGCAGGTTTAGGTAGTAGTTTTGCGGCTCAAATGGCGGCAGAGGATGTTTTAAATGAGAAAGGTGTAGATGCTAAGTTAGAGCATACAGATATTTCGTCGGCGGTTTCAATGCAACCCGATATTATTATTACAGCTGAAAACTTTAAATCACAGTTTGAAAAATTCAGTATTGATGAAGAAAAAATAGCGATTATTTATTTGAAAAATATTGTCTCAAAAGTAGAAATAAATGAAAAAATCACCCCCGTTTTACAGGCGAAAGGTGTACTTTGA
- a CDS encoding TcaA second domain-containing protein, with protein MIKLIIKNKKLVAIGIVVIVGISVILGVSLNNKEKFVVHLEKMMYEKNISGLQKSIVVGTKERKATKDEIVSLYSYLKSDEKSKEVFFDDLKEQAAEKKQGELVTKTFEISSKGRKWLFFPNYQLKVTPNYLTVSTDAKNVIINNEKNKTIPYNEQKKQYGPIFPGIYDFNIELLSDMPKIEAKQEKVIVWNKNKNLEIYLAKSAEKDKQFTESIATVIDLFSDEYAAFMGGGFVEAENSVLKEVSADLMEIRPLIESLYYEYKGITVNNDSIKIRKKSNQWELTVMVFLDSNSYIEAPLFLENKMELDESKVYEYQLIYNENGKKWEVAGRSNGFGNVSEWKNSTTLSSPKPKIYKWKGNVEEINSI; from the coding sequence ATGATAAAATTGATTATTAAAAATAAAAAATTAGTTGCAATAGGTATTGTGGTAATTGTTGGTATAAGCGTAATATTAGGGGTTTCTTTAAATAATAAAGAAAAATTTGTTGTGCATTTGGAAAAAATGATGTACGAAAAAAATATCTCTGGATTACAAAAATCAATAGTAGTTGGCACTAAAGAACGTAAGGCAACTAAAGACGAGATAGTATCATTATATAGTTACTTAAAATCAGATGAAAAAAGTAAAGAAGTTTTTTTTGATGATTTAAAAGAACAAGCTGCAGAAAAGAAGCAGGGAGAATTAGTTACAAAAACTTTTGAGATTAGTTCTAAAGGGCGAAAATGGTTGTTTTTCCCAAATTATCAATTAAAAGTTACCCCAAACTATCTAACTGTCAGCACGGATGCAAAAAATGTAATAATAAATAATGAAAAAAATAAAACAATTCCATATAATGAACAAAAAAAACAATATGGGCCTATTTTTCCAGGAATATATGATTTTAACATAGAGCTACTATCAGATATGCCAAAAATCGAAGCGAAGCAAGAAAAAGTAATTGTTTGGAATAAGAATAAAAATCTAGAAATTTATTTAGCGAAGTCAGCTGAAAAGGATAAGCAATTTACAGAAAGTATAGCAACAGTCATTGACCTATTCTCCGATGAATATGCGGCATTTATGGGCGGTGGATTCGTAGAGGCTGAGAACAGCGTTTTGAAAGAGGTGTCTGCAGATTTAATGGAGATCCGTCCCTTGATTGAATCTCTGTATTATGAATACAAAGGAATTACAGTGAATAATGATTCAATTAAGATCAGAAAAAAAAGCAACCAATGGGAACTGACTGTAATGGTATTTTTAGATTCAAATTCATATATTGAAGCACCTTTATTTTTAGAAAATAAAATGGAGTTGGATGAGAGCAAAGTGTATGAATATCAGCTGATTTACAATGAAAATGGGAAAAAATGGGAAGTTGCTGGCCGAAGTAATGGTTTTGGAAATGTGTCTGAATGGAAAAATAGTACGACGCTATCTTCACCAAAGCCAAAAATATATAAGTGGAAGGGGAATGTGGAAGAAATAAATTCGATTTAA
- a CDS encoding BglG family transcription antiterminator yields the protein MKDRTLQILMRFMMANYPLALNELSEEFQVSCRTLRNNIKEINEFLAGQQLPTIKTIRNRGMFLTLDSYERCTLSNFFKEQNESVYLSREERIFDLILAFSLDEKPIFIYQKEAEYQISKSTMDEDMRRVRRTLWEYGIEVLSIPKEGIILRGVERTIRTMIYDIINKSIDVLNYLDLGDEGMTNFDKSLFRYIPKEALRRIDGFYTQSISPYEDLYRNHLVLFTAVWLSRFLRQDLIAHSSWDSIDTPQNEIRLFINALCEDFGFVPPVMELKYIVFTLETFNTRSMSNSIEWVQAQLLSIQLIQAVEEETKIPFSRKEESLHEGLYKHMVGLINRVKSDIQIFNPLKETIKLNYGTIYQAIEKFAPTIERISKKKLIEDEIAFLTIHFSISVSAINQEFKHVYKAVVVCNHGLATGKLLAENLKELFAIDVSAVLSSGEIDRITKLDVDVVFSTLNLKYQEKPVLVLDPIIKDSAQKNIQDFLMQHTQLKRLVNQTNDSTDFFHTVLTLIQENGGEVTGAMYQSLENLFDKNHLKINKKELQPMLKDVLKDSDILLLEECQNWEEAIQRVSIPLLQEKVITESYVKAMIASVQEFGPYIVIGKHLALAHARPEDGVNQLGISVATFREPIVFGHEENDPVKIIFCLAATDSYSHLNIMKSLIELIHDEAKVERLISCKDVEAFKEILYGI from the coding sequence ATGAAAGATAGAACCTTACAAATTTTAATGCGTTTTATGATGGCAAATTATCCACTGGCACTCAATGAACTCAGTGAAGAATTTCAAGTGAGTTGTCGAACACTTAGAAATAATATTAAGGAGATTAATGAATTTTTAGCAGGTCAACAACTACCAACTATTAAGACGATTCGGAACAGAGGCATGTTTTTAACTCTTGATTCTTATGAAAGGTGTACGTTATCTAATTTTTTTAAAGAGCAAAATGAATCCGTTTACTTATCACGAGAGGAAAGAATTTTTGATTTGATTTTAGCTTTTTCTTTAGATGAAAAACCAATTTTTATTTATCAAAAAGAAGCAGAATACCAAATTTCTAAAAGTACTATGGATGAGGATATGCGGCGCGTTAGACGGACCTTATGGGAATATGGGATTGAGGTTTTAAGTATTCCAAAGGAAGGAATTATCTTAAGAGGAGTAGAGCGAACAATTCGGACGATGATATATGACATCATCAATAAATCAATCGACGTGCTTAATTATTTAGATTTAGGTGATGAAGGAATGACTAATTTTGACAAAAGTTTATTTCGTTATATTCCAAAGGAAGCTCTCCGAAGAATTGATGGATTTTATACTCAGTCAATTTCACCGTATGAAGATTTGTATCGCAATCATTTAGTCCTGTTCACTGCTGTTTGGTTAAGTCGTTTTTTGCGACAAGACTTGATTGCTCACTCTTCGTGGGACAGTATCGATACACCACAAAATGAGATTCGGTTATTTATTAATGCCCTTTGTGAGGATTTTGGATTTGTGCCACCTGTTATGGAATTAAAGTATATCGTTTTTACGTTAGAAACCTTTAACACTAGAAGTATGAGCAATTCAATTGAATGGGTTCAGGCGCAACTATTGTCAATCCAGCTGATTCAAGCTGTGGAAGAAGAAACTAAGATTCCTTTTTCTAGAAAGGAAGAAAGCTTACATGAAGGTCTTTATAAGCACATGGTAGGGTTGATTAATCGAGTGAAAAGTGATATTCAGATTTTTAATCCGTTAAAAGAGACCATTAAGTTGAATTATGGAACTATTTATCAAGCGATTGAGAAATTTGCACCAACTATTGAACGCATATCAAAGAAAAAACTAATTGAAGATGAGATTGCTTTTTTAACCATTCATTTTTCGATATCTGTTAGTGCAATTAACCAAGAGTTTAAGCATGTATATAAAGCAGTTGTTGTTTGCAATCATGGATTAGCGACAGGGAAGCTATTGGCGGAGAATTTAAAGGAATTATTTGCTATTGATGTTAGTGCTGTTTTGAGTTCAGGTGAGATAGATAGGATAACAAAATTGGATGTCGATGTTGTTTTTTCAACCTTAAATCTGAAGTATCAGGAAAAGCCAGTTTTAGTTTTAGATCCGATTATTAAAGATAGTGCACAAAAAAATATTCAAGATTTTTTAATGCAGCATACCCAATTAAAGCGATTAGTGAACCAAACAAATGATTCTACAGATTTTTTTCACACCGTATTAACCTTGATTCAAGAAAACGGGGGTGAAGTAACAGGGGCTATGTATCAATCATTAGAGAATTTATTTGATAAAAATCACTTGAAAATAAACAAAAAGGAGTTACAACCAATGTTGAAGGATGTCTTAAAGGATAGTGATATCTTGTTGTTAGAAGAGTGTCAGAACTGGGAGGAAGCGATTCAACGCGTTTCTATCCCGTTGTTGCAAGAGAAGGTGATTACGGAGTCTTATGTAAAAGCAATGATAGCATCTGTTCAAGAATTTGGTCCATATATTGTCATTGGCAAACATCTAGCGCTAGCACATGCAAGACCAGAGGATGGCGTCAATCAATTAGGAATTAGTGTAGCAACGTTTCGAGAGCCGATTGTTTTTGGACATGAAGAAAATGATCCCGTCAAAATTATTTTTTGTTTGGCAGCAACGGATTCTTATTCTCATCTAAATATTATGAAAAGCTTAATTGAGTTGATTCATGATGAAGCGAAGGTGGAAAGGTTGATTAGTTGTAAAGATGTTGAAGCGTTTAAAGAAATTTTATATGGAATCTAA
- a CDS encoding thioredoxin family protein: MKKLGLLLLFSFMLLNIVTGIMYFDVDKKLKENLTEEKESYPDIYNVLNSITVDNFEKNISNMGTSLVYIGRPTCGDCTIFEPELIKYIKGNSLNQKIVYLNVAKLYENKPAWENFKSLYDIQYTPTIARYSNGKLVSKIEWTPERGISVVQVADWFDENQ; encoded by the coding sequence ATGAAGAAGCTAGGTCTATTGTTATTATTCAGTTTTATGTTATTAAATATTGTGACGGGTATTATGTATTTTGATGTTGATAAAAAATTAAAAGAAAATTTAACTGAAGAAAAAGAAAGTTATCCAGATATTTATAATGTGCTAAATTCAATAACTGTAGATAATTTTGAAAAAAATATATCAAATATGGGAACAAGTTTAGTTTATATAGGAAGACCAACTTGTGGAGATTGTACAATTTTTGAACCTGAATTGATTAAGTATATAAAGGGGAATAGCTTAAATCAAAAAATAGTTTATTTAAATGTAGCAAAATTATATGAGAATAAACCTGCATGGGAAAATTTTAAATCATTATATGATATTCAATATACACCAACAATTGCTAGATATAGTAATGGAAAATTAGTATCTAAGATTGAGTGGACGCCAGAAAGAGGTATAAGTGTTGTACAAGTAGCAGACTGGTTCGATGAGAACCAGTAA
- a CDS encoding ABC transporter permease subunit translates to MVYFRFELKKWVKSSKNQSILLALIIFLIGGYFVAQHEMKVREELNREELRSNYLNLYSNHQVLLHSSEGSDQLIKAYSEAIDNLDEYARKLSRKDWKKSLNYHIDYLLALEKIQILGGELPSLKEEIKLTLAKDQYFLEKNIEPIDELFGTYGWYYIITVLRIFFSYGGTILICLLFFDLYVKEVEENTILLLNTLPLDRKKIGITKLKMSLINSLIITSVTLFISFFIGSIFSGKTGSLVYPIVIQYTDNKFNILLLYQYIIIAFLLFNCFLFFMLSCIYGLSFVVKNSMTMLYICLGLSTLPSLFLNELLGQFSLVRLLPFYYEEIGKRIVDNVSNNQMKRFILEGFLMFLIITMIAIVAKKNKRQE, encoded by the coding sequence ATGGTCTACTTTCGATTTGAATTAAAGAAATGGGTAAAATCTTCTAAAAATCAATCAATCCTACTCGCTCTAATTATTTTTTTAATAGGAGGTTATTTTGTTGCGCAACATGAAATGAAAGTAAGAGAAGAATTAAATCGAGAAGAGTTGCGTAGTAATTATTTGAACCTATATAGTAATCATCAAGTCTTACTTCATTCTTCAGAGGGATCAGATCAATTGATTAAAGCATACTCTGAAGCAATTGATAATTTAGATGAATATGCACGGAAATTGAGTAGGAAAGATTGGAAAAAAAGTCTGAATTACCATATTGATTATTTGCTAGCTTTAGAAAAAATTCAGATTTTGGGAGGAGAACTACCTTCTTTAAAAGAAGAAATAAAACTTACTCTGGCAAAGGATCAGTATTTTTTGGAGAAAAATATTGAACCTATTGATGAACTTTTTGGTACATATGGTTGGTATTATATAATCACGGTATTAAGAATTTTTTTTTCTTATGGTGGTACGATATTAATCTGTCTTTTATTTTTTGATTTGTATGTTAAAGAAGTTGAAGAAAATACAATTTTATTATTAAACACACTACCTCTAGATCGTAAGAAAATAGGAATAACTAAATTAAAGATGTCTTTGATCAATTCATTGATTATTACAAGTGTCACTTTGTTCATTAGTTTTTTTATTGGAAGTATCTTTTCTGGAAAGACAGGTTCATTGGTTTATCCAATAGTTATTCAATATACAGACAATAAATTTAATATTTTGCTTTTGTATCAGTATATAATTATTGCATTCTTGTTATTTAACTGTTTTCTTTTCTTTATGTTATCTTGTATTTACGGACTTTCATTTGTTGTGAAAAACTCTATGACTATGTTATATATTTGTCTTGGATTATCTACTTTGCCTTCATTATTTTTAAACGAGCTATTAGGTCAATTTAGTTTAGTTAGATTGTTGCCATTTTACTATGAAGAGATAGGTAAAAGAATAGTAGATAATGTTTCAAATAATCAAATGAAAAGATTTATTTTGGAAGGATTTCTTATGTTTTTAATCATTACAATGATAGCGATAGTAGCTAAAAAGAATAAAAGACAGGAGTAA
- a CDS encoding ABC transporter ATP-binding protein: MILEISGVSKFYKNELVLDELDFFIDSPEIIALVAPNGSGKSTLMNIICNLEKADAGEIKIFGQPATKYTNFYQLSYLQDNSVLYDSLSGLDHLQLIMDMHKLSSKRIEEVTEELGMQGYLKKKVKNYSLGMKQHLLFAMSILPKPKLLLLDEPLNGLDPSSVAKVRTILKRMNQEDATTVLFSSHNLEEIDKLTSNCIFLSEGKIISVQDIETTQGSRYKIFTDNLQLLIKKAEMLSLEYQQLTEYQLEITMTEVEFQKIRAFCCDEKKIIFDDELIATQSESLYFDLFEEG, from the coding sequence ATGATTTTAGAAATATCTGGAGTAAGTAAATTTTATAAAAATGAATTAGTTTTGGATGAGCTTGATTTTTTTATTGATAGTCCTGAAATTATTGCTTTAGTGGCACCAAATGGATCAGGCAAGTCAACGTTAATGAACATTATTTGTAATTTAGAAAAAGCCGATGCAGGAGAAATCAAAATTTTTGGACAGCCTGCAACAAAATATACGAATTTTTATCAGCTGAGTTATCTTCAAGATAATTCAGTTTTATATGACAGTCTAAGCGGTTTGGATCATTTGCAACTTATTATGGATATGCATAAGCTTTCGAGTAAGAGAATAGAAGAAGTTACAGAAGAATTAGGAATGCAAGGATATTTAAAGAAGAAAGTAAAGAATTATTCACTAGGAATGAAGCAACATTTACTTTTTGCGATGTCTATTCTGCCGAAACCTAAGCTGCTGCTTTTAGATGAGCCTTTGAATGGACTGGATCCCAGTAGTGTGGCAAAAGTCAGAACTATTTTGAAAAGAATGAACCAAGAGGATGCAACAACTGTTCTATTTTCTTCTCACAACCTTGAAGAAATTGACAAACTCACAAGTAATTGTATTTTTTTATCAGAAGGAAAAATTATTTCTGTTCAAGATATTGAAACAACACAAGGAAGTCGATATAAAATTTTTACTGATAATTTACAGTTGTTGATCAAAAAAGCTGAAATGCTTTCACTAGAGTATCAGCAATTGACTGAATATCAACTAGAGATAACTATGACAGAGGTTGAGTTCCAAAAAATAAGAGCGTTCTGTTGCGATGAGAAAAAGATAATTTTTGATGATGAACTTATTGCAACTCAATCTGAAAGTCTGTATTTTGATTTATTTGAGGAGGGATAA
- a CDS encoding membrane protein, translated as MIRKIDYQLRRHPELFIGLSFLLFSILVIAPVYLNKGQILTGDDYRFHQNRIEGLAQSIQNGIWFPKVNYFFIGGYGYASSLFYSDFYLYIPALLRVAGLPLATAYIVFTVLLNLATFVVTYISGKIMGFSMKNSYLFSLLYTLSIYRLQDLISRQAIGEVLAMTFFPLVLASLYELKNKSEPRWWLLTIGMTGIGLAHIISVEMMAVFILLFSILNAKTFFTKKVILAVIKAGTLTVLLLLFFLLPILEQFLHTKFQVTTNPLVRISTRGLDIIDLIRNSSVNAIFHAKSGNIGVILLVALISYAIILVIKKGKIKNRDSILLAVFFFILTTTIFPWGFFDQTVINTIQFPWRFLSFITLLVTYLIADDQFAIFQKKPVSYYLLIALTLLSALAYGTRGFVTEKQRVISYQNYNQPNSYFIGAGREYLPDETNYRELRKAKERPLIYDAERVQINNQQSEFSSYSFDYQVKDTETTTVIIPFIYYYGYQAKVANTNELLKVNRDPNTGLVSVDLKGKGQVTVSYQETTLQKLSIGISFLTFISCVWVVVKRRINKG; from the coding sequence ATGATTCGGAAAATTGACTATCAGCTAAGGAGGCATCCTGAACTATTTATAGGACTTAGCTTCCTTTTATTTAGTATTTTAGTGATTGCCCCAGTTTATCTAAATAAAGGTCAGATTTTGACGGGAGATGACTATCGCTTCCATCAAAATCGAATTGAAGGATTGGCCCAATCAATTCAAAATGGAATTTGGTTTCCTAAGGTGAATTATTTTTTTATTGGTGGCTATGGCTATGCTTCTAGCTTGTTTTACTCAGATTTTTATTTATATATTCCAGCGTTATTAAGAGTAGCTGGTCTCCCCTTAGCAACAGCCTATATTGTATTTACCGTTTTGCTTAATCTAGCCACATTTGTCGTGACGTATATATCTGGAAAAATCATGGGCTTTTCAATGAAAAATAGCTACTTGTTTTCATTATTATATACACTATCAATTTATCGGTTGCAAGATTTAATTAGCCGACAAGCAATTGGTGAAGTGTTAGCAATGACGTTCTTTCCACTTGTGCTAGCCAGTTTATATGAATTGAAAAATAAATCAGAACCTCGTTGGTGGTTGCTGACTATAGGTATGACAGGAATCGGATTGGCACACATTATTTCAGTTGAAATGATGGCTGTCTTTATTTTGTTATTTAGCATTTTAAATGCTAAAACATTCTTTACTAAAAAGGTTATTTTGGCTGTAATAAAAGCTGGAACATTAACGGTTTTGCTATTGCTATTCTTCCTGCTCCCTATTTTAGAACAATTTTTGCATACGAAATTCCAAGTGACGACAAATCCATTAGTTCGGATTTCTACAAGAGGATTAGATATAATTGATTTAATAAGAAATAGTTCAGTTAATGCAATTTTTCATGCAAAATCAGGTAATATTGGTGTTATTTTATTAGTTGCTTTAATTAGTTATGCTATTATTTTGGTGATAAAAAAAGGCAAAATTAAAAATCGAGATAGTATCTTGTTAGCGGTATTTTTCTTTATTCTCACAACGACTATTTTTCCTTGGGGATTTTTTGATCAAACTGTAATCAATACTATCCAGTTTCCATGGCGTTTTTTGTCATTTATCACATTGTTAGTGACGTATTTAATTGCGGACGATCAATTTGCTATTTTCCAGAAAAAGCCCGTCAGTTATTATTTATTAATTGCACTTACGCTTTTATCTGCATTAGCTTATGGAACAAGAGGGTTTGTGACAGAAAAGCAACGTGTGATCAGTTATCAAAACTACAATCAGCCAAATAGTTATTTTATTGGGGCAGGGCGTGAATATTTACCAGATGAAACAAACTATAGAGAACTGCGGAAAGCTAAGGAGCGTCCTTTAATTTATGATGCGGAGCGAGTTCAGATAAACAATCAGCAATCAGAATTTTCAAGCTACTCCTTTGATTATCAAGTCAAGGACACGGAGACAACTACGGTAATCATTCCTTTTATTTATTATTATGGTTATCAAGCCAAGGTTGCAAACACGAATGAGTTGCTTAAAGTAAATCGTGATCCTAATACTGGCTTAGTTTCGGTGGATTTAAAAGGTAAAGGTCAAGTGACAGTTAGCTATCAGGAGACAACTTTACAAAAACTTTCCATCGGTATCTCGTTTTTAACCTTTATCAGTTGTGTCTGGGTGGTAGTGAAACGACGAATAAATAAAGGGTGA